The Oncorhynchus tshawytscha isolate Ot180627B linkage group LG20, Otsh_v2.0, whole genome shotgun sequence genome has a window encoding:
- the bmpr1bb gene encoding bone morphogenetic protein receptor, type IBb, with amino-acid sequence MMVVWLPWGWAWRTVLLVTGLASLSPGTNANVLDTMLLRSPGRDRSDSRWENGGSTAPAPTQRILWCHCYHHCPEDSTNNTCRTDGYCFTMVEDEEGSLPVLTSGCLGLVGSEFQCRDTGNARQRRALECCTDQDFCNKDLYPVLPPPRAPDYVDSSIHHMALFISVTVCSIILALIIVFCYFRYKRQESRPHYSIGLEQDETYIPPGESLKDLIEQSQSSGSGSGLPLLVQRTIAKQIQMVKQIGKGRYGEVWMGRWRGERVAVKVFFTTEEASWFRETEIYQTVLMRHENILGFIAADIKGTGSWTQLYLITDYHESGSLYDYLKSTTLDIKAMLRLAYSSVSGLCHLHTEIFGTQGKPAIAHRDLKSKNILVKKNGACCIADLGLAVKFISDTNEVDIPPNTRVGTKRYMPPEVLDESLNRKHFQSYIMADMYSFGLILWEIARRCVSGGIVEEYQLPYHDLVSSDPSYEDMREVVCTKRQRPSFANRWSSDECLRQMGKLMTECWAHNPASRLTALRVKKTLAKMSESQDIKL; translated from the exons CCAACGTGTTGGACACCATGTTACTGAGGAGCCCTGGGAGAGACCGGTCAGACAGTAGGTGGGAGAACGGTGGGAGTACAGCCCCGGCTCCAACACAGAGGATCCTCTGGTGCCACTGTTACCACCACTGTCCTGAAGACTCGACCAACAATACCTGCAG GACTGATGGTTATTGTTTCACCATGGTGGAAGATGAAGAAGGAAGTCTCCCTGTGCTGACCTCTGGGTGTCTGGGGCTGGTGGGTTCGGAGTTTCAGTGCAGG GACACAGGGAATGCCCGTCAGAGGAGGGCTCTGGAGTGCTGTACAGACCAGGACTTCTGCAATAAAGACCTGTATCCTGTTTTACCACCACCGAGGGCCCCTG atTACGTGGACAGCAGTATCCACCACATggctctcttcatctctgtcacagTCTGCAGCATCATCCTGGCGCTCATCATCGTCTTCTGTTACTTCAG GTATAAGCGTCAGGAGTCCCGGCCTCACTACAGTATTGGTCTGGAGCAGGATGAGACTTACATTCCCCCTGGAGAGTCTCTGAAGGACCTAATAGAACAGTCCCAGAGCTCTGGATCAGGATCAGGACTCCCCCTGCTG GTGCAGCGCACCATAGCCAAGCAGATTCAGATGGTGAAGCAGATAGGTAAGGGCCGCTACGGGGAGGTGTGGATGGGtcgctggagaggagagagagtagctgTCAAAGTGTTCTTCACCACCGAGGAGGCCAGCTggttcagagagacagagatctacCAAACTGTCCTCATGAGACACGAGAACATACTGG GCTTCATAGCAGCGGACATCAAGGGAACAGGCTCGTGGACCCAGCTCTACCTGATCACAGACTACCATGAGAGTGGCTCTCTGTACGACTACCTCAAGTCCACCACGCTAGACATCAAGGCCATGCTGCGGCTGGCCTACTCCTCAGTCTCAGGCCTCTGTCACCTCCACACAGAGATCTTTGGCACCCAGGGCAAGCCGGCCATCGCCCACAGAGACCTGAAGAGCAAGAACATCCTGGTAAAGAAGAATGGGGCCTGCTGCATCGCAGACCTGGGTCTTGCCGTCAAATTCATCAG TGACACCAACGAGGTGGACATCCCACCCAACACCAGGGTGGGCACAAAGCGCTATATGCCCCCAGAGGTGCTGGACGAGAGTCTGAACAGGAAACACTTTCAGTCCTACATCATGGCCGACATGTACAGCTTCGGCCTCATCCTCTGGGAGATCGCCCGGCGCTGCGTCTCTGGAG GCATTGTAGAGGAGTACCAGCTGCCCTACCATGACCTGGTGTCCTCTGACCCCTCCTATGAAGACATGAGGGAGGTGGTGTGCACCAAGAGACAGAGACCCTCCTTCGCCAACCGCTGGAGCAGTGATGAG tgtctcAGACAGATGGGGAAGCTGATGACGGAGTGCTGGGCCCACAACCCTGCGTCTCGCCTCACTGCTCTGAGAGTGAAGAAGACCCTGGCCAAGATGTCGGAGTCTCAGGACATCAAACTGTGA